A genomic region of Eucalyptus grandis isolate ANBG69807.140 chromosome 5, ASM1654582v1, whole genome shotgun sequence contains the following coding sequences:
- the LOC120293684 gene encoding uncharacterized mitochondrial protein AtMg00310-like, with protein MARVDRKLEGWKEQLISKAGKEVLIKMVVQALPQYAMNIFKIPLSICRAIERKISDFWWRKNAVQRGIHWKSLDVLKRRKDQGGLGFRDLMELNKAMLGKQALGDSIKIREALWSRMFKGLYFPNGSLWTATKGARP; from the coding sequence ATGGCACGGGTGGACAGAAAACTGGAGGGCTGGAAGGAGCAGTTAATTTCGAAGGCGGGGAAAGAAGTACTAATAAAAATGGTTGTTCAGGCTCTTCCCCAATATGCCATGAATATATTCAAAATACCCCTGTCCATTTGTCGAGcgattgaaaggaaaatttcagaTTTCTGGTGGAGGAAGAATGCAGTACAAAGAGGTATTCACTGGAAGAGTTTGGATGTCTTAAAGAGGAGAAAGGACCAAGGTGGATTGGGATTTAGAGATTTAATGGAACTTAACAAGGCAATGCTGGGGAAACAAGCCCTCGGAGACTCCATCAAAATCCGTGAGGCCTTATGGAGCAGAATGTTTAAAGGACTCTACTTCCCTAATGGTAGCCTATGGACTGCTACTAAGGGCGCTAGACCATAA